The Nicotiana tabacum cultivar K326 chromosome 5, ASM71507v2, whole genome shotgun sequence sequence CTGTGTTTTTTTGTCTGAATAGTAATGGCTGTCATTGAGATTTGTTACAAGGTTGACACCCTCCATGAATTTATATGCATAACATACAGATATAGTCATTTAGATGCACAGGTTTAATTCCCCTTGAAAAAGTGTTGTCATCCCTCAACGTTTTTGTTGGCTTTGCTATGAAATTGACGAGCAATAAACACTTCTTAACTTTTCAGTTGAAGAAGCTTGAAGTAGGTCAAATGATGGCCAAACATGGTGAGATTTGGTTTATTTAACTGGATTTTCACTTGAGAAATAAAAAGACTTCTCAACTTGGATGTTGTAATGCAATTTCAAGCCTTCGTAGAACCTGTGGGTTACGTAAAGTTGTTTGGAGATTTGTACAGAGCTTTTCACCTTCTGTCCTGTTCCTATTTTGTGGTTGTAACTTCCTCTCTCTTTCTCCCTCTGTAAAATTTTTGGAATATCAGGCTTATAGGATTCTTAAAGTATTTACTTATTGTATCCcgacttcttttctttttcagtttcCGCTTCTTTTGGTGTATTCATCCATTATAATAAGTGCAACCTGAGTATATCGACGTTAATAATAATACCTCCGATTTGATGACCGAGAAATCCCCGAGGCCACTGGTGCAGTGTTTGAAACTCGGTGGATAGGAGGCCGGCCCTCCTAcacttctccacttaaataccaagcTTTTGTCAGCGGCAAAGTTTGAACATGACCttgtattcttcttttttgtttttggtgcaAACAAATTTACATAGAAGATACATTGACAATCATAGACATACTAGGATCTTGCTAGGTCTCGAATTAGAACATCTACTAATCCTCTTCATGTAAATTTGGTTTTCAGTGCAACCTATGTACTGAtgtttttaatatatacaatagttaccaattcaaaaaaaaaaaaaagtttgaacaTGACCAAATCCCCGGGGATCATTATAATATTTTACCTGCGATCGATTTTCCAATCTCAACTTGATTATATTATTCAAGAGCCATACCACAATCTAACTTCTTGTCAAGTTTTACTTACTGAATCTTATATCAATAATTATTAGTAACTTGGCGGAAAATGGCTGTGtgctcatttattttcttctagGAGATGTTTTGAGTTGTTGGAACCAGATGATTAATTTCTATGCACAAGCAGTTCAAGCTAGCTCCTATGCTTGCTCCATTATTTTTTTGGTTGTGAAAAAATGcttctttttcttacttttgttacTGTTTTTAGATCATTATGATATATGCTGTAGCTTCCTTGTCATTGACATGGCAGTGGTAGTTAAATAACAGAGCTTATGAATTACGTTGTACAAGTATATGCTGCTTCAATTAAATATGTGAACTCTTTTTTCAGATACTCCAAGCTACAGAGCTAATGAGGATACCTGTCGTTTTGGAGCAGAAGAACGCACAAATTCATGTCAGCAGATCGGAATTTCAAGTGCAATTGAAAATGGTAAATTCTATGGCATAAGATATTTCATAATCAAGAGTTTGAACCATGAAAATATCCAATTATCAGTAAACAAAGGGATTTGGGCTACTCAAGTCATGAATGAGCCCATTCTGGATGAAGCATTTAATGTAAGTCGTTTTTCCTTTTATATCCTTATGAGTAGTATGAATATCTGTCATATATCTTACAGTACAGACAAATAGACATGCTTTTTGTGGGCAGAATTCCAGCaaggtgatactaatatttagtGTCAACATGAGTGGCTTCTTTCAAGGGTACGCCCAAATGATTTCTACAGTTGGTTGGAGGAGAGACCAAGTTTGGAGTCAAGGAAATGGTGGACGTAATCCTTGGGGTCGCAGCTTCCAAGTGAAATGGCTACGATTGTATGATCTGCCTTTCCAAAGAACTCTTCACCTTAAGAATCCATGGAATGACTACAAACTAGTCAAAATTAGTAGAGATTGCCAGGCATGGGTTATATTCTTGTCACTGTACTATTAGCTTATTTTTCCATGTACTCTTGTTTGTAAAGAGGCTTTTATGACTCTGGTACATGTACTGCTGTCAGGAGTTACCTCCAGATATTGGTGAAGCTTTATGTGAGCTCCTTGATGGACAAGATGCGTTGGATGTTAATTTGAAAATGTATAGCCCTTTCCCCAAAGTTGAAATAGTGTTTCTGTTCTGTTATTTGGAAACATAAGAGTGTTTTCTCAAATTTGAATTAGTGCTAGAGTTCTGGAAAAATTGGTCcaaatgatttttctttttatagtaGTTATTGGCTCATTCAGGGATAGATTTGCAAGGAATGATCTCTCTTTTAAAAGACCATATGTAGAGCCTTCAGTTCATCCTGGGGGTGGAGAGTGTAATGCATCTCTACATATGGGGTCCATGCTTTATCCCTCTTTTCTCTACCAACATCAAGTTAATGGTAATGGACTGCACGTAGCACCTCAAAGAATAAATGATGTATTTGCTGCGGAGGAGTCAGCCATTGCATCAGGGGAAGAATCAAAGTCGAAACAATCAAGGCATTCACAGAGAAACAGAGGCCTTGCTAATCTTCATGTAGACCCTGACGTGGGTCCTCGAATCAACATGTGGGGTTTGTCAGCAGAAAGGAGCCCACTTGCGAGTAATTTGACTGAAGATGACATTCTTGAAATGGTCTGTGTTTCTTGTCTTACTCTTGATTGTACTTATTGATGCACATAGCTCAGAAAGATTGTTCTTGTAATTTCCATGAAGACAAAATAGTCTTGTGTACTTTTTTCAAAGTTCACTGATGATTTCGGTCATTAAAGCTTGATTTCTCTGTAGTTTTTAATTGGTTATTTGATATATAGCATCCTCCTCTTTGAATGAATATGAAGCTGTACTTTGTGTGTGTCTGATACGTTTGTTGTCTAGTGTTAGAAAGCATGTGCAAGAACTTGTCAAATTCAGTAATTTTGAACTTGAAAAAACTGCCAGATTTTCTGATATTAGACTTTGCATCACTTGTTTCGGTAGTGGGGCTCTCAGTTGTTCTGTTTGTATCATAAGACTCACAAGTGTAATGACTTacaatttcttaaaataattctATTACTACCTGATGTTGCTTGTCTTTTGACTGTTCTTTTTCCTTGTTGTTGTCACTGCCTTCCTGACTTTTACACTACTGCATTTCTTCTCTATACTATCGTGTTTTGCATGTTTGCttggagccgagggtctaccggaaaactctctacctgcacaaggtaggggtaaggctgcgtacacacTACGCTTTCCAGACCCCTACTTGTGTGATTACACTGGGTTTGGTGTTGTTGTTGATTAGCCGTAATGCACAGATGTTGAATCAAGAATCATATCAAGTTATAGTTATGAAGTGTAGGGTGTTTTTTGTTCATAATAAGCTTTTTGTATCTAAATGgattattaaattttaatttatttaatttccTAATTTTACTTGGGAATCCTAGTAGTGTTAGAAGTCAGTATATGGAAGTTTACTTTTTCTTTGGATAGTAATCCTTAAAGAGATGATGAACTGGTTAGAGTGGAAAGTTATCAGGTTATTCCTATTTTGTTGCTGAtgcttttgttttttcttctttggtGCTTCTAGTCCAAGGAAATGCTAGGTGGGATTCGTAGATGttcttcttctcttttcattGGTCTCCCACCTCACTGCCAAAACTTGTTCGCTCATACCACACTTCTACGACCTCACACTACTCCTTATATTTCCGATATGATAGGACTAGAGCTTCAAGCTTTCTGCAACTTAATGTTTTCCTTGAACTGTCAACCTTCTTACAGATCCGGCTATCTTTCTTTTGCCCATCTGACGGGCCGTAGAACCTCAAATTCTCTATGCAACTTTCAGCATGCAACATCTTATCTATATCATCCAAAACTTGCTCGTCTTCTTATTGCCTAATTTATCTCTTCACTTGTCCTAATCAGTCCCTAGTTAGCATATCATTATATTGACTAGTAATGATTTTAGACACTTACTAACAACGTGCGCGGTGCGCCACGACCCTTCCCGCTATTCTCTCTCTCCATCTCTGTTTGTGTGTGTGTCCCTCGTTTTCGAAGAAGTTGCATGGTTGCTTACAATTTAAGCCGTTTTGGCTCGTATGAAGTCACAACATTTCTTATGTATTTAATACAtgaaggtgttggtttatgtttagtcaacaatggcatgccaattggaagagttggtggaaagagttggtgtggatgctaggaggaagcttcctcctttgatgtcacccatgacatcaagaggaggtagtttgatgtcaccaatgacatcaagagga is a genomic window containing:
- the LOC107805037 gene encoding uncharacterized protein LOC107805037 isoform X6 codes for the protein MKEGIWTNQLKKLEVGQMMAKHDTPSYRANEDTCRFGAEERTNSCQQIGISSAIENVNKGIWATQVMNEPILDEAFNNSSKVILIFSVNMSGFFQGYAQMISTVGWRRDQVWSQGNGGRNPWGRSFQVKWLRLYDLPFQRTLHLKNPWNDYKLVKISRDCQELPPDIGEALCELLDGQDALDVNLKMDRFARNDLSFKRPYVEPSVHPGGGECNASLHMGSMLYPSFLYQHQVNGNGLHVAPQRINDVFAAEESAIASGEESKSKQSRHSQRNRGLANLHVDPDVGPRINMWGLSAERSPLASNLTEDDILEMTYEEYLEAHSRGSKRSHHPVSGPSRSTQRSLGSEENCDDSLSLQAVGLQFEEKEKSLNLNPLSGSADFHGKQSSD
- the LOC107805037 gene encoding uncharacterized protein LOC107805037 isoform X2 translates to MKEGIWTNQLKKLEVGQMMAKHDTPSYRANEDTCRFGAEERTNSCQQIGISSAIENGKFYGIRYFIIKSLNHENIQLSVNKGIWATQVMNEPILDEAFNNSSKVILIFSVNMSGFFQGYAQMISTVGWRRDQVWSQGNGGRNPWGRSFQVKWLRLYDLPFQRTLHLKNPWNDYKLVKISRDCQELPPDIGEALCELLDGQDALDVNLKMDRFARNDLSFKRPYVEPSVHPGGGECNASLHMGSMLYPSFLYQHQVNGNGLHVAPQRINDVFAAEESAIASGEESKSKQSRHSQRNRGLANLHVDPDVGPRINMWGLSAERSPLASNLTEDDILEMTYEEYLEAHSRGSKRSHHPVSGPSRSTQRSLGSEENCDDSLSLQAVGLQFEEKEKSLNLNPLSGSADFHGKQSSD
- the LOC107805037 gene encoding uncharacterized protein LOC107805037 isoform X1 — its product is MSSDTAKENASVVDSSVTEWKNERGNMDEPDTPSYRANEDTCRFGAEERTNSCQQIGISSAIENGKFYGIRYFIIKSLNHENIQLSVNKGIWATQVMNEPILDEAFNNSSKVILIFSVNMSGFFQGYAQMISTVGWRRDQVWSQGNGGRNPWGRSFQVKWLRLYDLPFQRTLHLKNPWNDYKLVKISRDCQELPPDIGEALCELLDGQDALDVNLKMDRFARNDLSFKRPYVEPSVHPGGGECNASLHMGSMLYPSFLYQHQVNGNGLHVAPQRINDVFAAEESAIASGEESKSKQSRHSQRNRGLANLHVDPDVGPRINMWGLSAERSPLASNLTEDDILEMTYEEYLEAHSRGSKRSHHPVSGPSRSTQRSLGSEENCDDSLSLQAVGLQFEEKEKSLNLNPLSGSADFHGKQSSD
- the LOC107805037 gene encoding uncharacterized protein LOC107805037 isoform X5 is translated as MSSDTAKENASVVDSSVTEWKNERGNMDEPDTPSYRANEDTCRFGAEERTNSCQQIGISSAIENGKFYGIRYFIIKSLNHENIQLSVNKGIWATQVMNEPILDEAFNNSSKVILIFSVNMSGFFQGYAQMISTVGWRRDQVWSQGNGGRNPWGRSFQVKWLRLYDLPFQRTLHLKNPWNDYKLVKISRDCQELPPDIGEALCELLDGQDALDVNLKMDRFARNDLSFKRPYVEPSVHPGGGECNASLHMGSMLYPSFLYQHQVNGNGLHVAPQRINDVFAAEESAIASGEESKSKQSRHSQRNRGLANLHVDPDVGPRINMWGLSAERSPLASNLTEDDILEMTYEEYLEAHSRGSKRSHHPVSGPSRSTQRSLGSEENCDDSQSGCSSKKRRSH
- the LOC107805037 gene encoding uncharacterized protein LOC107805037 isoform X3, which produces MSSDTAKENASVVDSSVTEWKNERGNMDEPDTPSYRANEDTCRFGAEERTNSCQQIGISSAIENGKFYGIRYFIIKSLNHENIQLSVNKGIWATQVMNEPILDEAFNNSSKVILIFSVNMSGFFQGYAQMISTVGWRRDQVWSQGNGGRNPWGRSFQVKWLRLYDLPFQRTLHLKNPWNDYKLVKISRDCQELPPDIGEALCELLDGQDALDVNLKMDRFARNDLSFKRPYVEPSVHPGGGECNASLHMGSMLYPSFLYQHQVNGNGLHVAPQRINDVFAAEESAIASGEESKSKQSRHSQRNRGLANLHVDPDVGPRINMWGLSAERSPLASNLTEDDILEMTYEEYLEAHSRGSKRSHHPVSGPSRSTQRSLGSEENCDDSRVAVRRKGEVTESKSAKWFR
- the LOC107805037 gene encoding uncharacterized protein LOC107805037 isoform X4, encoding MSSDTAKENASVVDSSVTEWKNERGNMDEPDTPSYRANEDTCRFGAEERTNSCQQIGISSAIENVNKGIWATQVMNEPILDEAFNNSSKVILIFSVNMSGFFQGYAQMISTVGWRRDQVWSQGNGGRNPWGRSFQVKWLRLYDLPFQRTLHLKNPWNDYKLVKISRDCQELPPDIGEALCELLDGQDALDVNLKMDRFARNDLSFKRPYVEPSVHPGGGECNASLHMGSMLYPSFLYQHQVNGNGLHVAPQRINDVFAAEESAIASGEESKSKQSRHSQRNRGLANLHVDPDVGPRINMWGLSAERSPLASNLTEDDILEMTYEEYLEAHSRGSKRSHHPVSGPSRSTQRSLGSEENCDDSLSLQAVGLQFEEKEKSLNLNPLSGSADFHGKQSSD
- the LOC107805037 gene encoding uncharacterized protein LOC107805037 isoform X7, whose protein sequence is MSSDTAKENASVVDSSVTEWKNERGNMDEPDTPSYRANEDTCRFGAEERTNSCQQIGISSAIENVQTNRHAFCGQNSSKVILIFSVNMSGFFQGYAQMISTVGWRRDQVWSQGNGGRNPWGRSFQVKWLRLYDLPFQRTLHLKNPWNDYKLVKISRDCQELPPDIGEALCELLDGQDALDVNLKMDRFARNDLSFKRPYVEPSVHPGGGECNASLHMGSMLYPSFLYQHQVNGNGLHVAPQRINDVFAAEESAIASGEESKSKQSRHSQRNRGLANLHVDPDVGPRINMWGLSAERSPLASNLTEDDILEMTYEEYLEAHSRGSKRSHHPVSGPSRSTQRSLGSEENCDDSLSLQAVGLQFEEKEKSLNLNPLSGSADFHGKQSSD
- the LOC107805037 gene encoding uncharacterized protein LOC107805037 isoform X8; the protein is MSPFWMKHLIHAFCGQNSSKVILIFSVNMSGFFQGYAQMISTVGWRRDQVWSQGNGGRNPWGRSFQVKWLRLYDLPFQRTLHLKNPWNDYKLVKISRDCQELPPDIGEALCELLDGQDALDVNLKMDRFARNDLSFKRPYVEPSVHPGGGECNASLHMGSMLYPSFLYQHQVNGNGLHVAPQRINDVFAAEESAIASGEESKSKQSRHSQRNRGLANLHVDPDVGPRINMWGLSAERSPLASNLTEDDILEMTYEEYLEAHSRGSKRSHHPVSGPSRSTQRSLGSEENCDDSLSLQAVGLQFEEKEKSLNLNPLSGSADFHGKQSSD